From one Humulus lupulus chromosome 8, drHumLupu1.1, whole genome shotgun sequence genomic stretch:
- the LOC133793555 gene encoding uncharacterized protein LOC133793555: MTTVMPHVKLSLSPQSSSPPSSPSPATLKMGLILCAFCKFCKNFMPPKRIPPLEIPMEDHYVGRMTYRGSGRLTKLKKRFEEHGLLGRVNESVFGPFFTAPPFSFSGALVHTLLLRKVKSPRGDEVHFLMGPNLCKFGVHEFAIITGLSCSCPPLAVDIEPHITSSRLVDTYFSVEPEKDIRFSILERAFSMCDVPDDLYKLGLVYFVEGILLDAENDNAIWRDSLSMVEDLDYFEKYPWGSLSFDTTVKQFNRDMKAIGGTIPGKKAKKIIEAESSKGFKVEAKYTCKGYPPALQYWAYETILDLQKEHAKPCGFKFPRMLQWESIGQPKHLHLKDVLVRRHLSCISILRPRPNERDFFDAVYQRTEGDAPRYAMLQNMIQPAPEDGRPYDPEAEAVAVAEIAVEAGIFVEDAPTESAPDTTRLSGAVDDVKATLGIVLKNQEVILEKLATLGSIPTPAPTPAHTHAPTPTDDVEYDILPSCYEPSVGEVTPSQPVQTDLGKRTRQRPVRYEDYTPAAKKPKFKDPVTILPLKVLDQEMLTTFNRWVLGEIDNSRPRKLECCDETPVWFLKLKVAKEWLAETHLDAAKKYKKPWGDCNEVYFHWCMENRHWVLCEINFADWMITVFGSDHSNFSHNKLSELMEPWTRILPSLLNASGMFKGHPKLKIARPKITVPNFDWRCMSTDIVPQSRTSGDCGVFAIKHLEFILGDIPLSYAIEDNIQYFRDKLCIDIFYENVYP; encoded by the exons atgacaactGTGATGCCACAT GTGAAGCTCTCTCTCTCCCCACAGTCGTCGTCGCCACCGTCTTCTCCATCTCCGGCCACG CTTAAAATGGGTTTGATTCTATGTGCATTCTGCAAATTCTGCAAAAATTTT ATGCCACCCAAACGTATCCCACCACTTGAGATCCCTATGGAGGATCATTATGTCGGTCGTATGACCTATAGGGGTTCCGGGAGGttaacaaaattgaagaaaagatTTGAGGAGCATGGATTGTTGGGGAGGGTGAATGAGTCTGTTTTTGGACCATTCTTCACAGCCCCTCCCTTTTCGTTCTCTGGAGCATTGGTTCACACACTACTTTTGCGAAAGGTCAAGTCTCCGCGTGGCGATGAGGTGCACTTCTTGATGGGCCCAAACTTATGTAAGTTTGGGGTGCACGAGTTCGCCATTATCACCGGCCTGAGCTGCTCCTGTCCACCACTTGCCGTTGACATTGAACCTCACATTACTTCCTCCCGCCTAGTTGATACATATTTCAGTGTGGAACCCGAAAAAGACATTCGGTTCAGTATCTTGGAACGAGCTTTTAGTATGTGCGATGTACCTGATGATTTGTACAAGCTCGGTTTGGTTTACTTTGTGGAGGGGATACTATTGGACGCTGAGAACGACAATGCTATTTGGCGAGATTCATTGTCGATGGTCGAGGATTTAGATTATTTTGAGAAGTATCCATGGGGATCCCTTTCATTCGATACAACTGTGAAACAATTCAATAGAGATATGAAAGCGATTGGTGGTACAATACCAGGTAAGAAGGCGAAGAAGATCATTGAGGCGGAGTCTTCTAAGGGTTTTAAGGTGGAGGCAAAGTACACTTGCAAGGGGTATCCACCAGCCTTGCAATATTGGGCGTACGAGACGATTCTTGATTTACAGAAGGAACACGCCAAGCCCTGTGGATTCAAGTTCCCTAGGATGCTACAGTGGGAGAGCATAGGCCAGCCGAAGCATTTGCATTTGAAGGATGTACTTGTGAGGAGACAT TtgtcatgcatttctatcctaaggCCTCGACCAAATGAGCGAGACTTCTTTGATGCCGTATATCAGAGGACAGAGGGGGATGCTCCTAGGTATGCGATGCTGCAGAATATGATCCAGCCTGCACCAGAGGATGGAAGACCTTACGATCCTGAGGCAGAGGCTGTTGCGGTGGCTGAGATAGCCGTTGAGGCTGGCATATTTGTGGAGGATGCCCCGACAGAGTCTGCTCCAGATACTA CCAGACTATCAGGTGCAGTGGACGATGTTAAGGCCACTCTAGGTATCGTCCTTAAAAATCAAGAAGTCATATTAGAGAAGCTGGCAACACTAGGTAGTATACCTACTCCTGCACCTACTCCTGCACATACTCATGCACCCACTCCAACAGATGATGTAGAGTATGACATTCTCCCCTCATGTTACGAGCCTTCTGTTGGAGAAGTCACACCTTCTCAGCCAGTGCAGACGGACTTAG GTAAGCGTACTAGACAGAGACCAGTAAGGTACGAGGACTATACTCCAGCAGCCAAGAAACCAAAGTTCAAGGACCCAGTTACGATCCTTCCTTTAAAGGTGTTGGATCAAGAAATGTTGACAACTTTTAACCGATGGGTACTCGGTGAGATTGATAACAGCAGACCGAGGAAGTTGGAATGTTGTGATGAGACCCCTGTTTGGTTCTTGAAGTTGAAGGTGGCAAAAGAATGGTTGGCAGAAACT CATCTCGACGCTGCCAAAAAGTACAAGAAGCCTTGGGGTGATTGCAACGAGGTCTACTTCCACTGGTGCATGGAAAATCGGCACTGGGTCCTTTGCGAAATAAATTTCGCTGATTGGATGATCACTGTATTTGGCTCAGATCATTCTAACTTTAGCCATAATAAGTTGTCTGAGTTGATGGAGCCTTGGACTAGGATACTTCCATCTTTACTCAACGCTTCTGGTATGTTTAAAGGACACCCCAAGTTAAAAATAGCTAGACCGAAGATCACCGTTCCAAACTTTGATTGGCGGTGCATGTCCACTGATATTGTCCCACAGTCTAGAACTAG CGGAGATTGCGGTGTATTCGCCATCAAACACTTGGAGTTCATTCTTGGAGACATTCCCTTATCATATGCCATCGAGGACAACATTCAGTACTTCAGGGATAAATTATGCATCGACATTTTTTATGAGAATGTGTACCCTTGA